The sequence below is a genomic window from Pseudorasbora parva isolate DD20220531a chromosome 4, ASM2467924v1, whole genome shotgun sequence.
ATAATCGACAAGAGACCCAAAGGCATGCCAAAGTCTTTTGCAAGAGGGTTTGAAGGAAGACAAAGACTGTAGATGGAGTCTTGTATCAGATCGTATGTTGTTCACATTTCTGCAAGTGCTCACTAAACTGCCAGACGCAGGAATTATCAAGGAATTTGTTAACTTTTCTGTGCGACAACATTAAGATCACATCTGAAGTGCCGTTCGGTCACATATGGACTCGTTCTCAAAGACAACAAGAATATCAAGGGCACATTATGCCCCCTTTGTCTTTGTAACAAAGCACCTTGTGCATATTCACATCAGCGGAGCCAAAGAGTGATTGAAATCTTTTGTTCTTCAATGCTGGCATCATAAAAGTGAGATGAATGGAGGAATAATTCAACTATAATCAAGACAGCACACCCTGTCATTTTAAGAGCTGGTTTCCCATCGGACTTACAGGAACAACGTATGGTGCACAACGGAAAATTGCCGGGAATAAGTCAAGCTTGAATCTGGTTTTCGGTTGTGTCCTTCAGCCCCCGCATTGCCTGTTCCAGACGAGCAGTGAGTTTGCAGCAGCACTGCTTGGAGTCAGATTACATGCAACCATTCCAATGGTGTAACGGTGAGTGGCCTTTGCGAAAAGTCCAAGCTGAACttgagtttattttttttttctctcccccCAGCATTAGTCACTGAAGTGTTATTGCTGCAGAGGATGTTGAAACCAGTTTGAAGAAGTCACAGGAAACTATTCAGAAAGGTCAAGCATAGCTGGTCAAAGATTGTGGAAATATTCGTGCTATGCGTAGACTGTTTTGAACAACCTGCATGCTGTtagccttttcctcttctgAAAACTGATACGTTTAGAGATTTATATTTAGATAAAAACATGGATCGATCTGTTTCAATGACAGTAATGCTCAGTAAGTAAACACATTCTGTTTATCGGAAATTGCTCGGATTCTGATTACGTATACGTCATGTCATGTGAATGCATCAACTAGATTGTCTAAACCAGATAATGCAAATAAGACAGCGGGCACATTTATGAAGTCTCATGCTCATCaaagttgcatttatttgatcgaaaaaaacagtaaaacaatAAGAGTGTCAAATATTATTACTTTTAAACTGTTTAATGATGTAAAAtcgattaattgtgattaattgcatctaacaaaagtttgtttatatatatatagtgtttatatatatatatatatatagtcacgtgtttatgtacacacacaccgatatatatgtgtgtgtatatatatatatatatatatatatatatatatatatatatatatatatatatatatatatatatatatagatttgaCAGCcataaatttaatatattttaaaatgtactttatttAGGTGAtgtaaagctgtattttcagcatcattactctagtctttagtgtcatatgatcctacagatatcattataatatgctgattatttcaatacggataataaaaagaaattactatcaatgttgaaatagttgtgctgcttaatatatataGAATTTAGGAATACAGGAAGCTGCTGAGCATGTAAACTTTTCTAAATAAAGCGTTAACAAGATTATGAACCACATTTCCGGATGTTTTGTGCATCTGCAAAAACGTATCATGGTGATGGCATTCTTTTCAATTCCatatgtataataataaaaatatcaatCATTCAGTCATAATCATACgaatgataataaaaataacaattcaacaaaaatgtattcagttGTGTTACTGTTgagaaattaaatatttagcCTCTGTATATGACagaacataataataattaggatAATACTTGAGGTCTGTTGATAAGTCTCATTGTACCTTTCTAATCAGAATGACACAAGCTTACAATAATCTCTGTGGAAGCCCCTTCATATAAGCACCTTAGATGAATCGTTCCAGACTCAGACTAAGGGGGATTCTTGCAGACGCTGCGTTAATCTTTAACTCTTACAGTACACTGACTGACTGGGGAATATGAATGGAGAAGAACTTAAATGGTTAGAAAACAGTAAAGTATGAATGGCATGCTCTTATAAGTTATAACACACATATGGCTTCACGAAAGGCCAGATGGTGGTTTGTTGGAGGCAGTCCTACAGTTGTTCATATTTGTTTTGTGCTTAGCTCATTTCCCAAAAATTCCCTTGAAAGTGGGCGTACTGGAGAACTGCGTTCTTCCTGCTTGTGTGTGATTTAAATGGCTgatttgagtgtgtgtttgtgtgtaggcTGCCTCTGTGGTCTAGGGCTGCAGCATTCAGACTGTGATATGTCAGAGGAAGACATCTACCGTCTGCCGCTCAACGTGTACGTCATCGTACTGGGCATAGGCATGTTCATCTTCATGCTCAGTGTAATCTTCTGCTGCTATCTGTTCAGGCAAGAGCCCAAACACACTCACCACACCCGCACAACAGCTGTTACACAAATCAGATGTGTCCTTTGTTGCATTCCGCTCCTGTAAAGACATGTAGAGACACATAGAATGACATGTCTGGAACTTTATATAAgttgcctatatatatatatatatatatactgaataaattaattagacatatataaataatacattattagaGACTTTCAGACTTTAAGGTGACAAAGTatgaattacaaaatattaGTGTCAATTACTTTAAACAGTATATTATGTAGAAGTATTTTATAGGCACATGAGAGTTTGACAGAGGAAATGCTGCAGGGGAATAATTTGCACAATCACAACATCTCTCTTTGCACCACCCACAGCAGTTTTAGCAGTTGAACTCAGGAAGTGTACAAGTGGTTTAATTTTTTGTCTGTTCTCTTAACAGGTTGAAACAGCAAGGCACAAGGGAGCAGTACAGCTACAATGAGGTGGGCTAAAAACAATACAGTTAGCTATAAATATAGCATAGTCTTTACAAGAGTCTTGATGAAATCCAACCTAACAAATGACCTTCATGATACACTTTGCTTATAGCCTATAGCATGCAAGCATGACACAACacaagtaaaatgtaattttccaTGAATATGTtacaaaaagttatttttttatctttttaaaatATGGTGAAAGAAGGTGCTTACCTTACAATGTTGGTCAAGGTCCTCTGAATTTATGTCAGataattaaactaaaatgtAATGGGTCTAAAAAAGTgacttgctttaaaaaaaaaagcaaggaGACTAAAGTGAACGTTATATTCATAGAGTAACGAGAAACACTAGCAGACAAAACACATATCGATATAAAAAGCACACTTCTCAATTCTGTTACTTACAGTGGCTATTTCCTGATAGAgattaagtaagggataatgtacacccagccggttgttatcgcagaataaaccccgacagagtgatcaggacttGAATCACTCTGAGGGGGTTTGGGATAATGTAGCTACACTCAGCcggttatcgcagaataaaccccgacagagtgatcaggaccccgacgcgaagcggaggggtcttgcatcactctgaaggggtttattctgcgataaaaaccggcagggtgtacattatcccgcttattacacggctactagtctcaaataaataattattagacacaaaatattgtctcgagattaaatattttattagctcttacacgcttccgcgaaggaaaacagttccaacctgctttaagcctttatatattgctgaagatttgccatgcctttgctaaatgttgaaaatgaatgctgaaagggttagttcacccaaaaatgaaaccaagcgatttactcaccctctagTTATCGtagatgtatatgacattcttctttcagacaaatacaatcagagttatatttaaaaagtccaggctaacgttaatcccagcagttgttgtagttgtgtttgaagtccataaaaaatgcagctgtccgtcaaataacgtgctccacacgactccgatgggttaacagagccttctgattcgaatcgatgcgtttgtgtaagaaaaagatctatattaaaaacgttataaaggaaacctgccttgatgtcttccattgtaacccacggctgtttatgccacaagatggcgccagcgttaagcatagaagtagtaccggtcaagtaactcgtagtacccgtatgagcgggtgttatctggaaataacataccgctggaatgcgcgattgaccaatcagaatcaagtatttcacagagccgtgtaataatctgctgggtgtacattatcccgcttattacacggctactactagtctcaaataaataattattagacacaaaatattgttttaagattaaatatttttatgaggtcctacgcaaagcttccgcgaagaaaaacagtttcaacctgctttaagcctttatctattgctgctaaatgttgaaaatgaatgctgaaagggttagttcacccaaaaatgaaaccaagcctatgatttactcaccctcaagtcattataggtgtatatgacgttcttctttcagacaaatacaatcggagttatatttaaaaagtccaggctaacgttaatccaagcagttgttgtagtttgaagtccataaaaaatgcagctgtccgtcaaataacgtgctccacacgactccgatgggttaacaGAGCCTtcttcgaatcgatgcgtttgtgtaagaaaaagatctatattaaaaacgttataaaggaaacctgccttgaagtcttccattgtaacccacggctgcttaagccacaagatggcgccagcgttaaacatagaagtagtaccggtcaagataactcgcccGGATtggcgggtgttatctggaaataaccgctggaatgcgcgattgaccaatcagaatcaagtatttcacagagccgtgtaataaatctatataaagttttgcttattaaaatactttattCTATCCCTATGTACATGTAACTACAACATATTAGTTAATTTTCTCGAAAACTTGCGTCGTTATGAAAAATGCGCCACAGCAACCTTTATTCAAGATTCCTACCGTTTCCTATGCAACGATGCTGACTCGGCCAATGGCGTAAGATGTGGGCGTGGATGTTTGTTCGACCAATGTCTGACGAGGGGCTTGTTCAGAAAGCGGCAGAGTGAAAAACAATTAATTCTTgtcattttctttattttctcttAAAGGTGGTGTTGAAAGGCGCAGGAAAGAAGCTGAGCCTACTGGGAGTAAGTTTCGCAAGCTCCCTGTAAAAGTACATTTGCATTTAATTCCATGTGTGACTGTGTttaattagcctagaaatctagacgcaccctagcggcagcaaatctgcccgcaagtgtcgtctagcaactctcaatacctctGAGGCTGAGCtagacaagccagacccacatcaagatgtttggtctggaaactcaccatagacagggctcaatccgaggggcgggataaacggttgtctttcaaactccctctgcacgcgataggatagcgctacaaccaaccagagcaacgaaggtgaaacagagcttgttgacagattaaacattcgccttatccggtcagcaaaaccccgaacacatcttcccttttaagaatgactaaagtgccgttctttgttcttttctcagagaaaagcttaactccaagtcttccagagtcgcagtcaaagctgattcgaaagactgccgtttgccagcttctgtgtttactagaagaagcaggcaaacgcaactcggcagtcgtcattatggccccgcccaccgactctatactcGATGTGATTAGCTCGGCAAGAGTTAGGccaatacagctcagaagggttgcttgctagacgacactcgcgggaagattacatttgctgccgctagggcggtgcgtctagatttctaggttacttctgagctgtaaacgccaaaatCTTtttcgggccaatcacatcgtgtatagagtcggtgggcggggccataatgacgacggccgagttgtgtttgtgtgcttctagtaaacacagaaactggcgaacggcggtctttcgaatcagctttgaccgcgactctggaagacttggagttgagcttttctctgagaaaagtgACTTCACTGCCGTTCTTTGtattcttaaaaaggaaagatgtgttcggaattttgccgaccggatacggcgaatgtttaaactgtcagcgagctccgcttcaccttcgttgctctggttggtggtagcgctatcttATCGCGTGTAGAgagaaagacaaccgtttatcccgcccctcggattgagccctgtcaatagtTTCAAGACCAAACATTTTGATGTGGGTCTCTGGCTTGCAGGCTATGGTTTAACTCCTTTGACTCGTTGTCTAATATTTGTATGACGTCAAAAAGATCAAcccattattttttaaaagggaAATGTCACAATACAGCATGAGTACATGCTGGGACCATAGACTGTGCCTGGGACAATCATACATTCCTGCATATCGCGTTGCCATACCAGGTCTTGGGTGGAGGGGGGTCTTTCTTTTTATTTAGagatattaaataattaaaggattaaaagggatttaacggaataaaaaataaataagtgataaaaaaaagatacacTTCCAAATGTAGCCTATATAGTTGTGAAGTCATGGTTATGGCCCTGGCATATAGTTTTGCAATTAGTTTTCTTTAAGAGCAAATTTACTACTCACTAATCATTACTAAATCATTACTAGTATTACCGGTACTAGTAAATTGTATGCGAATTAGCAGAAaacctgtgctttttaataaaaaacaaaagtaaatattcatttGCATTACACACTAAATAGGCTTAAACATATCAAAGTATGTGACCAAGTTCAGTATCCTGTCTATTAAACCTGAGTTTGTCACTGTTGGCAGCGCTTCTTGAGAATAACTATTTATGAACACAAGTGTCAGAATCAAAGATAGTTCAGCATTTCAGATCTCCCACATAGTGCATTAAAAATTCCTTCACAAGCGAGGCTCAATTAGGTTATGTGGTGTTCAGTTGATTAGTAAAAACCTCAGGGGAAGTTCTTGATTATGCAAATAGATTTTCTGGTCCTCTCAACCACCTGGTGAACTGCATTATGGGAGCCCAGACGTGACTTTCAATTGAGTAGAACTCCAGCCCCGACATCACGCCATAGAAAAAAGTGTGATTGAAACCAAAAACTAAGGGAAAAATGTTGGAAAGGCTACAGCCAGCATTCCTGCAGCATACTGCTAACATGTTCAGATTGTGCGTTTAAAAGAAAGAGATGCTAACATTATTTTATCTTGTGTCACAGCAGCCCTGTGCCGTTTGTCTGGAGGAATTCAAGAccagagacgagctggccgtgtGCCCGTGTTCACACACCTTCCACAAGAAGTGAGTTCCACTTTAACAAGTGTTTACTTAACAGGAGAAGTCACATTTACTTATGCAGCAGAATTCCACAGAAAACTCATCAGTCACAGTTTTACACATCACCTGCCTTTGCCCGTttattttaatgacatcatgaAATCACCATTGAAGTTTTCTGGCTTCAATCTCTCAATTTGAGGCCACCATCTTAAAGTGCCCCTAATAAATAATCCTAATAAAGTCTTTCTTATGGAAAAATGTGGCAAAACAACATTTTGATGACATTGACACCTACATTCAGGAATCTCAATCCCGGTTTCCACATAAATAGTAAAC
It includes:
- the zgc:175214 gene encoding RING finger protein 122 isoform X2, producing MQPFQWCNGCLCGLGLQHSDCDMSEEDIYRLPLNVYVIVLGIGMFIFMLSVIFCCYLFRLKQQGTREQYSYNEVVLKGAGKKLSLLGPCAVCLEEFKTRDELAVCPCSHTFHKKCLLKWLEIRSVCPMCNKPIMRIQNADAPRGAEGLQDPEEV
- the zgc:175214 gene encoding RING finger protein 122 isoform X1, with product MQPFQWCNGCLCGLGLQHSDCDMSEEDIYRLPLNVYVIVLGIGMFIFMLSVIFCCYLFRLKQQGTREQYSYNEVVLKGAGKKLSLLGQPCAVCLEEFKTRDELAVCPCSHTFHKKCLLKWLEIRSVCPMCNKPIMRIQNADAPRGAEGLQDPEEV